Proteins co-encoded in one Sinobacterium norvegicum genomic window:
- a CDS encoding DUF481 domain-containing protein → MFLRVLLILCFATLLPLVSHADEDWNPTPPKAEKWDWLQLTSGEWLKGEVIVLYNDAVEFDSDELDEVTIDLEDIKSLRTAQVLEVRFLGGIDRVGQITMIDDQLHFNGEEQGYSRHAILSATAGEAKESNYWVAKFSLGANIRQGNSDQVDITSSLKAKRRTVGNRLDFDYIANYSQLDNEETADNQRFNFSWDRFIRDRLFWRPIFLEYLHDPFQNINSKYTVGTGLGYDIVDNDRTEWNIVAGPAFQQTQFITVEEGKNDRENTGSFGLSSDYEYEITGDIDYFLNYSGNFVNSASGTYNHYLSTGLEIELTKMLDLDISLNWDHTKNPQADEDGITPKSDDLRLVVGIGIEY, encoded by the coding sequence TGGGATTGGTTGCAGTTAACCTCTGGTGAATGGCTCAAGGGCGAGGTTATTGTGCTCTACAACGATGCCGTTGAATTCGATAGCGACGAACTTGATGAGGTCACCATCGACCTCGAAGACATTAAAAGTTTACGCACCGCACAGGTGTTAGAGGTGCGATTCCTTGGGGGTATTGACCGTGTTGGCCAAATCACCATGATCGATGATCAGCTCCATTTCAACGGCGAAGAACAGGGGTATTCTCGCCATGCCATCCTCAGCGCCACCGCCGGTGAGGCCAAGGAAAGTAACTACTGGGTGGCTAAATTTAGCCTCGGCGCCAATATTCGCCAGGGCAACTCCGATCAGGTCGACATAACCTCCAGCTTAAAAGCTAAGCGCAGAACCGTCGGCAATCGTTTAGATTTCGATTATATTGCCAACTATAGCCAACTCGACAATGAGGAAACCGCGGATAATCAGCGTTTTAATTTCAGCTGGGACCGATTCATTCGTGACCGCCTATTTTGGCGCCCCATTTTCCTCGAATATCTTCATGACCCATTCCAAAACATCAACAGCAAGTACACCGTGGGTACCGGCCTTGGTTATGACATTGTTGATAACGACCGAACCGAGTGGAATATTGTTGCCGGCCCAGCCTTTCAGCAAACACAGTTCATCACGGTTGAAGAGGGAAAAAACGACAGAGAGAATACCGGTTCATTCGGCTTATCCAGCGATTATGAATACGAGATCACCGGTGATATAGACTACTTCCTTAACTACTCTGGCAACTTTGTGAACAGTGCCTCAGGCACTTACAACCACTATTTGAGTACCGGTCTCGAAATCGAACTGACAAAAATGCTCGATCTTGATATTTCACTGAACTGGGACCACACCAAAAACCCGCAGGCTGATGAAGACGGTATTACCCCGAAGAGTGATGATCTCCGTCTCGTCGTTGGCATTGGTATCGAGTACTAA
- a CDS encoding 4a-hydroxytetrahydrobiopterin dehydratase has protein sequence MADCLTPAEMSAALNGINRSQQQWRIVDGRLHTTFMFSDFSQAFAFMTQCALAAEKLDHHPEWFNIYNKVVVDLISHDAGGITALDFALAARMNNAISR, from the coding sequence ATGGCCGATTGCTTAACCCCCGCCGAAATGTCCGCCGCACTCAATGGCATTAACCGCTCACAGCAACAGTGGCGAATAGTCGATGGACGGTTGCACACCACATTTATGTTTTCAGATTTCAGTCAGGCCTTTGCCTTTATGACCCAGTGTGCGTTGGCGGCAGAGAAACTCGATCATCACCCCGAGTGGTTTAATATCTATAACAAGGTTGTCGTCGACTTGATCAGCCATGATGCAGGGGGAATAACCGCACTCGATTTTGCCCTGGCGGCACGAATGAATAACGCCATTAGTCGCTAG
- a CDS encoding carbon starvation CstA family protein, translating to MIVFFICIALLLLGYKFYSPFVEKQAGIDPTAETPQSRFEEGVDYVAIHPVKAFLIQFLNIAGVGPIFGPILGALYGPIALVWIVLGNIIGGAVHDYFSGVLSIKEDGKSLPEIAGHYFNIFFKGIMLIFTAMLLFFVGVVFIMSPAGLLSNLEVFEGTILAGNTFWVLVILGYYFMATLLPIDKIITKFYPLFGLLMIVMTVSIAVSLLFNAPHLPVTGDFFAYFQHGHYAHDFLEPNAEGLPVWPLLFMTITCGAISGFHSTQAPIMARCLTNEKYVRPVYYGAMMSEGVVGCVWALAGIAAFPGGYVELKSLLDQGGPGLVVNHVASSYLGVFGGIMAIIAVAVFPITSGDTAFRSLRLTIVDAFNIPQSMRNRILLAVPILVIAYFMTKIDFSLIWRYFAFSNMLLSTSVLWLATKYLFDRGTFHWIVSIPAVIGTSVTVSYIMSAGIGFGLPHGLGTPIGVGVGAAALLLLIIVHSKRQPVAA from the coding sequence ATGATTGTCTTTTTTATCTGTATTGCGTTATTGCTATTGGGTTATAAATTTTATAGCCCATTTGTCGAGAAGCAGGCGGGGATTGACCCGACAGCTGAGACGCCACAAAGCCGTTTTGAAGAGGGGGTCGATTACGTTGCGATTCACCCTGTTAAGGCTTTCTTAATTCAGTTTTTAAATATCGCCGGTGTCGGCCCCATCTTTGGCCCCATACTCGGTGCTTTGTATGGCCCCATCGCGTTGGTCTGGATTGTGCTGGGTAATATCATTGGTGGAGCGGTACACGACTATTTCTCCGGTGTGCTGAGTATTAAAGAAGATGGCAAAAGCCTGCCAGAGATTGCGGGCCACTATTTCAATATTTTCTTCAAAGGCATTATGTTGATCTTTACCGCCATGCTGCTGTTCTTCGTAGGTGTGGTTTTTATCATGAGCCCCGCTGGCTTGCTGAGTAACCTTGAGGTTTTTGAAGGAACTATTCTTGCGGGCAATACTTTCTGGGTGCTGGTTATCCTCGGCTACTACTTCATGGCGACGCTGTTGCCAATCGATAAAATCATTACCAAGTTTTACCCGCTGTTTGGCTTGCTAATGATTGTGATGACGGTTTCTATTGCTGTGTCATTGTTGTTCAATGCTCCACACCTACCGGTTACTGGTGACTTTTTTGCCTACTTCCAGCACGGCCATTATGCTCATGATTTCTTAGAACCTAACGCCGAAGGTCTGCCGGTGTGGCCGCTATTATTTATGACCATTACCTGTGGTGCAATCAGTGGTTTCCACTCGACTCAGGCGCCGATTATGGCTCGCTGTTTAACCAACGAAAAGTATGTGCGTCCAGTTTATTATGGCGCCATGATGTCTGAGGGTGTTGTCGGTTGCGTGTGGGCCTTGGCGGGTATTGCTGCTTTCCCAGGTGGTTATGTCGAGCTTAAATCACTGCTGGATCAGGGCGGTCCTGGCCTGGTTGTTAATCATGTTGCCAGCAGTTACCTCGGTGTCTTCGGTGGTATTATGGCGATCATCGCCGTGGCAGTATTTCCGATTACCTCTGGTGATACGGCATTCCGCTCGCTGCGTTTAACCATAGTAGATGCCTTTAACATCCCTCAAAGTATGCGTAACCGTATCTTGCTAGCGGTGCCGATTTTGGTCATTGCCTACTTTATGACCAAGATTGATTTCTCGTTGATCTGGCGTTACTTCGCCTTCTCGAACATGCTACTTTCTACCAGCGTTCTGTGGCTGGCCACAAAGTATCTGTTTGATCGTGGTACCTTCCATTGGATTGTCAGTATTCCTGCCGTTATCGGTACCAGCGTGACGGTCTCATATATTATGAGCGCCGGCATTGGCTTTGGTCTGCCCCATGGACTCGGCACCCCGATTGGTGTTGGCGTCGGTGCTGCTGCCTTATTGCTGCTGATCATTGTCCATAGCAAACGTCAGCCTGTCGCCGCATAA
- a CDS encoding enoyl-CoA hydratase/isomerase family protein — translation MQHQDFHVDWHDYYAIFTITRSHKKNALSKSVIDGLAACFEQLEENSYRGLIITGADGIFSAGTDLAEAATLSMAQSQHKLDTVRALFIRIYQSPITTVAAIHGIAYGGGLELAMACTFRVASADARLALPEIKLAVLPTYGGSQFLPALVGRAKATELILTGRAVLVEEALQIGLINRHCADDVVAEAFELMTTVTCHSQVAINLVHQCIDAAQDLTLEQGMAVEAECAKVALASSDAMEGVTAFLEKRVPNYQHR, via the coding sequence GTGCAGCATCAAGACTTTCATGTCGACTGGCATGACTACTATGCGATTTTTACCATCACCCGCAGCCACAAAAAAAACGCCCTGAGCAAAAGCGTTATTGATGGCCTGGCAGCGTGTTTTGAGCAACTGGAAGAAAATTCATATCGAGGCCTAATCATTACTGGCGCCGACGGTATTTTTAGCGCCGGTACGGATTTGGCCGAAGCAGCAACGCTGTCGATGGCACAGAGCCAACATAAACTCGATACTGTCAGAGCGCTCTTTATTCGCATTTATCAGTCACCGATAACCACTGTTGCGGCCATCCATGGTATTGCCTACGGCGGCGGTTTAGAGTTGGCAATGGCCTGCACTTTTAGAGTGGCCAGTGCTGACGCCAGGCTGGCACTGCCCGAGATAAAGCTCGCTGTGCTACCCACCTACGGCGGCAGCCAATTCTTACCAGCCCTGGTCGGCAGGGCGAAGGCAACAGAATTAATACTAACCGGTAGAGCGGTGTTGGTTGAGGAGGCTTTACAGATTGGACTGATCAACCGCCACTGCGCTGATGACGTTGTCGCGGAAGCCTTTGAGTTGATGACAACCGTTACCTGCCACAGCCAGGTTGCGATCAATCTTGTACATCAGTGTATTGACGCCGCACAGGACTTAACCTTGGAACAGGGCATGGCCGTGGAAGCCGAATGCGCCAAGGTCGCCCTGGCCAGCAGCGATGCCATGGAAGGGGTGACAGCCTTTCTAGAGAAGCGTGTACCCAACTACCAACACCGCTGA
- a CDS encoding DUF333 domain-containing protein, producing MKKNLRSVLVFTVLFAALAAVFFDDDRALRCDDVSAVEQMFKDGHGDEYPVCVFEGNRQCALIAVQKGHCQPPGRKVSGYYNESARYCVIHGGHYIEMPGVNGSTLGECEFSNGRHIDADTLYKRSIKSYFSN from the coding sequence ATGAAGAAAAACCTACGATCAGTTTTAGTCTTTACCGTATTATTTGCTGCGCTGGCCGCTGTCTTTTTTGATGATGATAGAGCGCTGCGCTGTGACGATGTGTCTGCGGTGGAGCAGATGTTTAAAGATGGCCACGGTGATGAATACCCGGTCTGTGTCTTTGAGGGTAATAGGCAGTGTGCCTTAATTGCGGTGCAGAAGGGCCACTGCCAGCCACCGGGAAGAAAGGTGAGTGGCTACTATAACGAGAGTGCTCGTTACTGTGTTATTCACGGTGGTCACTACATTGAAATGCCCGGTGTGAATGGTAGTACGCTCGGCGAGTGTGAATTTAGCAATGGCCGGCATATTGATGCCGACACCCTCTACAAACGCAGTATTAAAAGCTACTTCAGTAACTGA
- a CDS encoding cation:dicarboxylate symporter family transporter, translating to MTVPTSAVAPTTDKKPMSMSTLVLLSFAAGIISGLFFGDMVAWMSIIGDAFIKLLQMTIIPYIIVSLISSLGKLSFQQAKSLGVNVGKLMLIIWFFGLLLMYFIKFTFPEWQAGNFFSLSELNGPEPVDILDIYIPSNPFFSMSNSYIPAIVLFCLATGIALISIEDKEPLLRPLELLGEAFNKVTQYIVKLMPIGIFAMTAATAGTMDFDEFQKLQVYFVAHVVMTIVLTYLLLPAIVAVMTPFSYRDITGIAKDAMITAFAAGNIFIILPLLIERTKELFHKYNIGDRKTDDYANIIIPVVFSFPNLGKLLTIVFVLFAAWFSGSEMDFLTYVPMSINGLISLFGSVYLTIPMLLDSLELSSDLFQLYMVSSLFTSRFTSLLAAMNIFVLAVGGTAMLAGLSQFDMKKLVIYSVVSSLLMAAILAASALLLRSVVNTEYVMDDIVVQMSSAQKLPERVTAHEWSEIASTTEPRTVDEIIESGVLRVGYNPLQVPFSFHNIDGELVGFDVELMNTLAVELGVKIAFLPYRADNVLDLLAKGRLDVLISGFQMTTSRIQLVDFTQPVLTLHYAFVVKDYRADEFSSDELIRKAGEIRIASVGDYAIIPHIEEKFSNISFENIGSDQEFFDDDGKTWDGLMVSLEAGKTWTILNPSYTTIYNRDHIKSYPAAFAVAKGNTSLHTMLNSWLEIKQSSGYVDDLYSYWILGENAKPKTPRWSVIKDVLHWVDEK from the coding sequence ATGACAGTACCCACTTCAGCGGTGGCGCCAACAACTGATAAAAAGCCGATGAGTATGTCGACGTTGGTATTGCTATCCTTTGCCGCCGGTATTATATCGGGTCTGTTTTTTGGTGATATGGTTGCCTGGATGTCGATCATCGGTGATGCCTTCATCAAATTGTTACAAATGACCATCATCCCTTATATCATCGTATCGTTGATATCCAGTCTGGGTAAACTCAGCTTTCAGCAGGCTAAAAGCCTGGGAGTCAATGTCGGCAAGCTAATGTTGATTATTTGGTTTTTCGGCCTGTTGTTGATGTATTTTATAAAATTCACTTTTCCTGAATGGCAGGCCGGAAATTTTTTTAGTTTATCAGAACTGAATGGGCCCGAGCCGGTTGATATTTTGGATATATACATCCCCTCCAATCCCTTCTTCTCAATGTCTAATAGTTATATTCCGGCCATTGTTTTATTTTGTTTAGCCACCGGTATCGCGCTTATTTCCATCGAGGATAAAGAGCCATTATTAAGGCCGCTTGAGTTGTTAGGCGAGGCCTTTAACAAGGTGACGCAGTATATTGTTAAACTGATGCCGATTGGAATATTTGCCATGACGGCAGCGACCGCCGGCACCATGGATTTTGACGAATTTCAAAAATTACAAGTATATTTTGTTGCCCATGTGGTCATGACTATTGTGCTAACGTATCTGCTGCTGCCGGCTATTGTGGCGGTGATGACGCCGTTTAGTTATCGCGACATTACCGGTATTGCCAAGGATGCAATGATTACCGCCTTCGCCGCTGGCAATATATTTATTATTTTGCCACTACTGATCGAGCGCACAAAAGAACTGTTTCATAAGTACAATATTGGCGATAGAAAAACAGACGACTATGCCAATATTATTATCCCAGTGGTCTTTAGCTTTCCTAATCTAGGCAAGTTGCTGACCATTGTTTTTGTGTTGTTTGCCGCTTGGTTTTCGGGCAGTGAAATGGACTTTTTAACCTATGTGCCAATGTCGATTAATGGTCTGATCAGTCTTTTCGGTAGTGTCTATTTAACTATTCCGATGCTGCTTGATTCGCTGGAGCTGTCCTCGGATTTATTTCAGTTATATATGGTCTCCAGCCTGTTTACCAGCCGCTTTACCTCACTGTTAGCAGCGATGAATATCTTTGTTCTTGCTGTTGGCGGTACTGCGATGTTAGCCGGTTTAAGCCAATTCGATATGAAGAAACTGGTTATCTACAGCGTTGTCTCTTCGCTGTTGATGGCGGCGATATTAGCCGCCTCGGCGCTGTTATTACGCTCGGTGGTCAATACCGAGTATGTGATGGATGATATTGTGGTGCAAATGAGTTCGGCGCAAAAATTGCCAGAGCGCGTCACAGCCCATGAGTGGAGTGAGATCGCCAGTACCACCGAGCCGCGTACTGTCGATGAAATTATTGAAAGCGGCGTGCTACGGGTGGGCTATAACCCACTGCAAGTACCGTTCTCTTTTCATAATATTGATGGCGAGTTGGTGGGGTTTGATGTTGAGCTGATGAATACACTGGCGGTTGAGCTGGGCGTCAAAATCGCCTTTCTGCCCTATCGTGCTGATAATGTGCTGGATTTGTTAGCCAAGGGGCGACTTGATGTGTTGATTTCAGGTTTTCAGATGACCACCTCCCGCATACAGTTGGTTGATTTCACGCAGCCGGTATTGACGTTGCATTATGCCTTTGTAGTGAAAGACTATCGTGCCGATGAGTTCTCCAGCGATGAACTGATCAGAAAAGCTGGTGAGATTCGTATTGCCTCGGTCGGTGACTATGCCATTATTCCACATATAGAAGAAAAATTTAGCAATATATCCTTTGAAAACATTGGCTCTGATCAGGAGTTTTTTGACGACGACGGTAAAACCTGGGACGGCTTAATGGTAAGCTTGGAGGCGGGAAAGACGTGGACGATATTGAACCCAAGCTACACGACAATTTATAATAGAGACCATATCAAGTCATACCCCGCAGCGTTTGCTGTTGCCAAGGGTAATACCTCGCTGCATACGATGCTCAATAGCTGGCTGGAAATCAAGCAATCATCAGGCTATGTTGATGACTTATATAGCTATTGGATTCTTGGGGAAAACGCCAAGCCTAAAACACCGCGTTGGTCGGTGATTAAAGATGTATTGCATTGGGTGGATGAAAAGTAA
- the bshA gene encoding N-acetyl-alpha-D-glucosaminyl L-malate synthase BshA has protein sequence MQIGIVCHPSIGGSGLVATQLGLGLAKLGHQVHFISQSRPFKLAEHTKNVHFHSVEAIHYPLFQDPLYTFALTAKIVEVAERYRLDVVHAHYSIPHSLCTYLAGEISTVKFATVTTIHGTDVTVVGQDKPLYPLNQFSINKSNMVTTVSAFQRQYVYENFEVEKPIEVIHNFIDLDDFSPAKAAPSVRRTMASDDEKIVMHVSNFRPIKNSEAVITAFHLLLKRVKARLVLLGSGPDIEVMQSRCRLLGIEQQVTFMGDVCHVEDYLPNADCVIQPSYRESFSMVLLEAMACEVPTVSSNIDGIPEVVQHGVTGFIAEPDDVVAMADYMADILLHSEKQQTMGRAGRLSAAKRFNPDDKVAEYLACYQQAVSEASSNWSAVAPGEIHYDSTHFSGGANN, from the coding sequence ATGCAAATCGGAATTGTATGCCACCCAAGTATCGGTGGTTCTGGCTTGGTAGCCACTCAGCTCGGTCTAGGTTTAGCCAAACTAGGCCATCAGGTTCATTTTATCTCGCAATCGCGACCGTTTAAGCTCGCCGAGCATACGAAAAACGTTCATTTCCACTCCGTCGAGGCGATTCATTACCCGCTATTTCAAGACCCCTTATATACCTTCGCTTTAACCGCTAAAATTGTCGAGGTGGCAGAGCGCTACCGACTCGATGTGGTGCACGCGCATTACTCTATTCCGCACTCGTTGTGTACTTATTTAGCCGGCGAGATATCAACGGTCAAGTTTGCCACGGTAACGACTATTCACGGCACCGATGTAACCGTTGTCGGCCAGGATAAGCCGCTCTATCCGCTCAACCAGTTCAGTATTAATAAGTCGAATATGGTGACGACAGTGTCGGCCTTTCAGCGGCAATATGTCTATGAAAATTTTGAGGTAGAGAAGCCTATTGAGGTCATTCATAACTTTATCGATCTCGACGATTTCTCACCAGCCAAGGCGGCACCGTCGGTGCGTCGAACCATGGCCAGTGATGATGAAAAAATCGTCATGCATGTGTCAAATTTCAGACCGATAAAGAATAGCGAGGCGGTTATCACTGCGTTTCATCTGTTGTTGAAACGGGTCAAGGCGCGGTTGGTGCTATTAGGTAGTGGCCCGGATATAGAAGTGATGCAGTCGCGATGTCGGCTGTTAGGCATTGAACAACAGGTGACGTTTATGGGGGATGTCTGTCATGTCGAAGACTATTTGCCCAATGCGGATTGCGTGATTCAGCCGAGTTACCGAGAGTCCTTTAGCATGGTTTTGCTCGAGGCAATGGCCTGTGAGGTGCCGACGGTCAGCAGTAATATCGATGGCATTCCCGAGGTTGTACAGCATGGGGTGACTGGGTTTATAGCTGAACCCGATGATGTGGTGGCGATGGCTGATTACATGGCTGACATCTTATTACACAGCGAAAAACAACAAACAATGGGTCGAGCTGGGCGGTTGAGTGCGGCAAAGAGATTTAACCCTGATGACAAGGTGGCTGAGTATCTAGCTTGTTATCAACAGGCGGTGTCAGAGGCATCAAGTAATTGGTCTGCAGTCGCACCGGGAGAGATACATTATGACAGTACCCACTTCAGCGGTGGCGCCAACAACTGA
- a CDS encoding 2-hydroxyacid dehydrogenase, whose product MSIAILSSDKTDGSWFKALTDLAPDIAIEQWPNIDDAKRVEFALCWQHQPGTLLPMVNLRCICSMGAGIDHLLNDQQLPQGLPVVRLIDPLLCSSMFEYLLSAIMQQLRHWSHYRQQQRQESWTPRLTASIEQTKVGILGLGELGSYSAKRLAAIGFQLSGWSQSQKEIPGVASYRGDAELSAFIGEQDFIICLLPLTAKTDGILNHSLFQQMKAGSYLINVGRGGHVVEKDLLAALASGQLAGACLDVFQQEPLPSGHPFWRCDNLALTPHCSSITDPVSVAPQIIENYRRMQEGRPLVNEVDMKRGY is encoded by the coding sequence ATGTCGATTGCGATATTAAGTAGTGATAAAACGGACGGTAGCTGGTTTAAGGCGCTGACAGATTTAGCACCTGATATAGCCATTGAGCAGTGGCCTAATATTGATGATGCGAAGCGTGTAGAGTTTGCTCTCTGTTGGCAGCATCAACCAGGAACCCTGCTGCCGATGGTTAATCTGCGTTGTATTTGCTCGATGGGGGCTGGTATTGATCATCTACTGAATGATCAACAGCTGCCCCAGGGGCTGCCGGTAGTACGTTTGATCGATCCGCTGTTGTGCTCATCGATGTTCGAATATCTATTATCGGCTATTATGCAGCAGCTGCGTCACTGGTCTCACTACCGTCAACAGCAGCGACAAGAATCCTGGACACCCAGGTTAACCGCCTCTATCGAGCAGACTAAGGTTGGTATTTTAGGGTTGGGCGAGCTGGGCAGTTATAGCGCCAAGAGATTGGCGGCCATTGGTTTTCAGTTATCTGGCTGGTCACAGAGTCAAAAAGAGATACCGGGGGTGGCAAGCTATCGTGGGGACGCAGAATTGTCAGCCTTTATCGGCGAGCAAGATTTCATTATTTGCTTGTTGCCACTGACAGCTAAGACCGACGGTATCTTGAATCACAGCCTGTTTCAGCAAATGAAGGCCGGCAGCTATTTGATTAACGTTGGCCGGGGTGGCCATGTGGTCGAGAAGGACTTGTTGGCGGCTTTGGCCAGCGGTCAATTGGCGGGTGCATGCCTCGATGTCTTCCAGCAGGAGCCGCTGCCTTCTGGTCATCCATTTTGGCGCTGCGATAACTTGGCGCTGACCCCCCATTGCTCGAGCATTACGGATCCGGTCTCAGTGGCTCCGCAAATCATTGAGAATTATCGGCGTATGCAAGAAGGGCGGCCGTTAGTTAATGAGGTTGATATGAAAAGAGGATATTGA
- a CDS encoding cysteine desulfurase family protein produces MAWLFPELPELPELPELPELPELIPGFTLGLIFLLCEQPMPISTPPIYFDNNASTPLNPQVAQAMIDYLSDTTAFGNPSLPHWAGNGAKQALEHSRQQVADYLHCQSNEVIFTSGGTESNNHAIYGAAFHSLASAQPKKHIISSPIEHPATLEPLADLVANHGFEVSYLSVDEQGFFDAAELKQHLREDTLLVTLMHANNEFGSIQPIADIGQWCQQQQVLFHVDAVCSAGKLTIDVAKLNADLLSLSAHKFYGPKGVGALYIRHGIDAEISSFIRGAGQQQQRRSGTDNVILAVGMGEACKQLLNKDIASSQRQMMTLRNSLWQQLKHALGDGVDINGSTNDTLRLCNTLNCSFIGSQGLDLLLQLGGELAFTAGKACSGSINLLGKGSLQSAGSVRFSLGAYNTQAEVDRAATLIVNHLNNKDY; encoded by the coding sequence ATGGCTTGGTTGTTCCCTGAGTTGCCAGAGTTGCCAGAGTTGCCAGAGTTGCCAGAGTTGCCAGAGTTGATACCAGGGTTTACGCTTGGGCTCATATTTTTACTGTGTGAACAGCCTATGCCTATTTCGACACCGCCTATTTACTTCGATAACAATGCCTCGACGCCGCTGAACCCGCAGGTTGCTCAGGCGATGATTGATTACCTCAGCGATACAACGGCCTTTGGTAATCCCTCGCTGCCCCACTGGGCTGGCAATGGTGCCAAGCAGGCGCTGGAACACAGCCGTCAACAGGTCGCCGATTACCTCCACTGCCAGAGCAACGAAGTTATTTTTACCAGCGGTGGCACTGAATCCAACAATCACGCTATTTACGGCGCGGCCTTTCACAGCCTTGCCTCAGCACAACCTAAAAAACACATTATCAGTTCGCCGATTGAACACCCAGCCACCCTGGAGCCACTGGCAGACTTGGTCGCCAATCACGGCTTTGAAGTCAGCTATTTATCCGTCGACGAACAGGGATTTTTCGATGCGGCTGAGCTAAAGCAACACCTGCGCGAAGACACCTTGTTAGTCACCTTAATGCACGCCAACAATGAGTTCGGCTCGATCCAGCCAATTGCCGACATTGGCCAGTGGTGCCAGCAGCAGCAGGTTTTATTTCATGTCGATGCGGTGTGCTCTGCCGGCAAACTAACCATCGACGTGGCCAAGCTCAACGCAGACTTATTATCACTCAGCGCCCATAAATTTTACGGCCCCAAGGGCGTTGGCGCCCTCTATATTCGCCACGGTATCGACGCTGAGATCAGTAGCTTTATACGGGGCGCAGGACAGCAACAGCAGCGCCGCTCTGGTACTGACAATGTGATTTTAGCGGTGGGAATGGGTGAGGCATGCAAACAACTGCTTAACAAGGACATTGCCAGCAGCCAACGGCAGATGATGACGCTACGCAATAGCCTATGGCAGCAGCTAAAACATGCTCTCGGCGATGGCGTCGACATCAATGGCAGCACCAATGATACCCTGCGTTTATGCAATACCCTAAACTGCTCGTTCATCGGCAGCCAAGGTTTGGATCTGTTACTGCAACTGGGGGGGGAACTGGCCTTTACCGCAGGCAAGGCTTGCTCAGGCTCGATCAACCTGCTGGGTAAAGGCTCTCTACAGTCGGCAGGCTCTGTGCGCTTTAGTCTCGGCGCCTATAATACCCAGGCCGAGGTAGACCGCGCCGCAACGTTAATTGTGAATCATCTCAACAACAAAGACTATTAG
- a CDS encoding pyridoxamine 5'-phosphate oxidase family protein — MQATVLAKSDWDLAAIEQFLRVQNTPMRIAVMDSDGFPMICSVWHQYRQGNIYAVAHKNSKLIRKLQQTPQCAFEVALNKPPYKGVRGQAVATIGEQDAASQLDDLLNRFIGDGYDQLRTFLSSRGEDERVITLTLGKITAWDFSGRMQA; from the coding sequence ATGCAGGCAACAGTGCTGGCAAAAAGTGATTGGGATTTGGCTGCCATTGAGCAGTTTTTACGTGTTCAAAATACCCCCATGCGCATCGCGGTCATGGACAGCGACGGCTTTCCCATGATTTGCTCGGTGTGGCACCAGTATCGGCAGGGCAATATCTATGCCGTTGCGCACAAAAATAGTAAGCTAATCAGAAAGCTGCAGCAGACACCGCAATGCGCATTCGAGGTTGCATTGAATAAGCCGCCCTATAAAGGGGTGAGAGGACAGGCGGTTGCCACCATTGGCGAACAGGATGCGGCGTCTCAATTGGATGACTTACTCAACCGGTTTATCGGTGACGGCTACGATCAGTTGCGTACCTTTCTCAGTAGCCGCGGTGAAGACGAGCGTGTTATCACCCTGACCCTGGGCAAGATAACGGCCTGGGATTTTAGTGGCCGTATGCAGGCCTAA